From the Lactuca sativa cultivar Salinas chromosome 9, Lsat_Salinas_v11, whole genome shotgun sequence genome, the window gGATTCCAACACATGGTACTACAGCAGACCGTGAATATATGACTCAGTTACGGGATGAAATTACTGATCAGTTGATGCACAATATATATTGaattgttttaaatgaaattgttattgtaaaactaattttttttattgtatgaCTAATTTAGATGCATGAATTTTGTTTTCAATGTTATAAGACtattattgttaaaattatggtgttggaaaatcattttatttaaaatttcaatttatttcagcagcctgcagacgttaaaaaacaaacagtcttcttattaCAGACTGCAgctgtttggtccacctcttctgctgcagaggcttgcagatgtggtccgcagactgcagacattttggcttcagaaaaacaaacagcaccttaacGTCTGCAGGCTGCTGAAATAGattgaaattttaaataaaatgattttacaaacataaaatgattttccaacaccaaaattttaataataatagtctTATAACATTGAAAATAAAATTCATGCATCTAAATTAGtcatacaataaaaaaaattagttttacaataacaatttcatttaaaacaattCAATCTATATTATGCATCAACTGATCAGCAATTTCATCCCGTAACTGAGTCATATATTCACAGTATGCTGTAGTACCATGTGTTGGAATCccgtcttcatcatcatcaatgCCCACATTGTTAGTTCGAAACGAGACATTGGGTTCATCGTATCGTGCAAAATACTAATCACTCATTCCTTCTctccttataaaattatgaagcGCGAAACATGCCATGGCAATGTTTCTTTGTGTCACGAACGGGAATAGTGCCATCCTCTTCAATATAGGGAAACGtgctttcaaaacaccaaaagcaCGCTCAATGACATTCCGAAGTTTTGCATGTCCATGGTTAAATTTTTCCTTATTGGTCAATGCACGTCGTTGACGAAAATCTCCAAGCCAATACCTCACATTACGATAAGGGGCCATAAATCCTCGAGTGTGTGCATATGcggcatcacaaagataatatttgtctgtaaaaaatgcaaaacactaatCAATTTTCAAACTAAGATAatagtatttaaaaaaaacaaaaacttacCGGGTGGTGGAAATGGGAATGATGATTGTGGATCGGTTATTGCTTCTGATAATATTCTAGAGTCATGCGCTACCCCTTCCCACCCGGccacaacaaatgtgaaaatcATATTGAAGTCACAAATTGCCAATACGTTTTGGTAACAGTCTCCCTTTCCCCTACTTCTATACAAGTCTTGCTTCTTAGCAGGGACAACAgcatgtatcaaagtgccatcAAGTGCACCGACCGCCCCTTTGAAAACCCGTCGTAGCCTCCTATTATGTCCTGGAATGTTTGGATTCGGATTAAAAGAAGTTGGTACTATAACATCTTGTGCGAAAAGCATCATTTTTTCCAACacttcataaaaaaatttatgaattGTTTGCTTCGAGTGTTGAAATCTCCGCTTGATAATCATGTAACGTTGATTATGGCCGATCATCATCAAAAACATGGCCATCATTTTTTCCTCAACCGATACATGTTTGTTGTCCTTTAATGAATAATTTGCTCTAAAATGAGCACATAGTCGTACAAAAGAGTCACGAGACATGCGTAGTACTTCAACACATTGTAAACGATTACGATGTAACAACTCCAATGTGTATTCATGTCCTGTCATTTCCGAATCATTATCCCGCAATCGTTTCACACCCCTCTTCCAAAAAAAACGGATGTACAGGTACATAAGAATTACGAGAAGTATTTGATCGTGATCCATTATGAACCTAAAATCAACAAAGTAGAACtttaaaaaacattacattaatcatatttcaagtagcaaaaaaaaaacattacataaacCATATTTCAAGTAGCAAAAAAACATACATAAACTATATTTGACGTAGCAAATACACATTACATTAATCATATTTCAAGTACCAAAAAAAAATTAGATAAACCATATTCCAAGTAGCAACATAACAAAAAAATAGTtccaagaaaagaaaaaagaCCTAACAAAATAGTTCCAACAAAGGCAAAAAAACCTAACAAATAGTTTCAACACTAGAACAATCATCAGACAATCTTTCCATCCTTCAAAACTCCTAAACTTGTATCCGTCATCTCAAGCCATCCTCGTAATATCTTAGGAACATCGGGAAAATGCATCCACATCTCTCTCATGTTCATGGTCCCTCCAAAAAATATGATATGCAACAAAGCGCAAAGGATCGGTGGGGcctaaggtgctgtttgttttttctccGCAGATCTGCGTGGGCTCTTttgtctgcgcggcgcagaccacgcgcagacttaaaggtttgcagtgtgtttgtttttctgaagtgcGCAAACATAAAAACATCTGCGCGAGGTCTTCCCCACATAGACTTGGGCCAACATCTTCTAACGTCTGCGAGTGTTTTAAACCTAAAAAAAATGCGTCTTCTATTGCATCCGCCTCCATCGTCAAACCTTCCCACGGTCCACAGAACCATCCATCGATCCATCGACCATCGAAGGCATCCCCGTCGCCGATTAGCACCCCCGTCGCCGATTAGCACCCTCGTCGCCGCCTGCTCTCCGATCGAAGGCATCAGGCGCGCATTTGGACTTATACAGCGATCGATTCAGGCGACCAGCATCGACCATCGAGGCATCCCCGTCGCCGATTAGCACCCCCGTCGCCGATTACCATCCTTGTCGCCGCCTGCTCTCCGATCGAAGGCATCAGGCTCATCTCGAATTGTATCGCGATCGATTCAGCGACCAGCGAAGCGAACATGTATCTTCCTTGCGTTTTTTTTTAGTTCTAACATGAAATTGATGATTAATTGGTTTTTCTTGTTATCCCTCCGCCAGTGGTTCTTAATCAAACACCCTTCCAGTTTTCTTCAAGCacttctctatttggaatttccGCTCTAGCTTTTGGCATTTGTGCTTCAGAGGGCAAATCCGGTAATTCCACTATCTAGGTACACCTCCACCACTAGCATATTCTTGTTAATTGTTATTACAATAGATGTATATCTGATCCTTCACAATATGCTATTACAATACATGTATGATACATGATCAGATTAGGTTTTTGCATACAAAAAGAATGGAACCAAAGTCATGTATCATGTTTGATTGATATTCtggaaaataatataaatatatagagCCTATTTTGCTGAAAATTAAGAAAATTAAAGAAAGTCTTGCCTTTTCTTTTCATGTTTATGTATCATAAGTAGTGTAGAATCAGAAGAGTAGAAAGTCTTGCTGTGAAATAATGCTGAAAATTAAGAAAATTAAAGAAAGTCTTGCTATGAAATAATGCTGTCAATTGTGAATTGTTTATTGCTGTGAAACAATGTTGTCAATTGTGAATTATTTAATGTTGTGAAACAATGCTGGGAAAATTTGTGCTGAAAATGTGAAATAATGTTGTCAACTAAGGATATCTAACAAGTCACGTGAAAATCACACTTTAGTTGTTGATTGTTTATTGTTATTTGGTTTTGAAAATACTCTTGATTGtttcaaatcatttttttttgtaatgtgTATGATATGCAATACTTTATGAAACCATATTTGTCAATTTGTGAATGCTACAATaccttatgaaattattattgtctatgatatattgcttattaGAAATGGGAGAAAAACAAAAATGGACCAATGAGCATTTATAATGCTTATTGGATACTTGTATTGAAGAAGTAGAGAGTGTCGGTAGAAAAGGATTGAGTTTGCAGAAAGACTCATGGATAAGGCTTGGAAGAGTTCTTAAGGAGAAATttgggtttgagttgagtcaaaaacaaatgaaaaacgtATATGACAATTTGAAAGCCAAATACACAGGATGGgtgtatttaaaaaacaaaactggTAATATATACAACTCTCAAACAAACACTTTTAACTTAACAGCCGAGGAGTGGGATGATTTTAAGAAGGTATatacacatttatatatatatatatatatatatatatatatatatatatatatatatatatatatatatatatatatatatatatattaaacatttaTGTTTGACGTCGCCAAATATTCTTATACTATTTTTTTGTTACATTTGGGTTTAGGGGCATCCGAAGGCTGCTTCATTGAGAACAATTCCATTGCCTTTTCCAGATCTTTGTGCACGTCTTTTTGATGGAAATAGTGCTACTGGTAATTTTAGGAGTTACTCAACCCAATCATCATCAGTAGCTGGAGCATCCTTTTGTCGTCTTCCACCACTTCAGATTACCGCCACCCCTTTTCATGCAatagatgatgatggtgatgacacTTCCCACCATGAGCCACCACCTTCTGCTGCTTCACCTTCTGCCGCTTCACCTTCTGCAGCTTCACCTTCTGCTGCTTCACCATATACTGCTTCACCATCTGGTAACCCCAACAAAAGGGCTAAACCCTCAACTCCTATACCTCCTAGTGCCTCACCGTCTGCTTCTTCACCTGATGGAACTTCTATTACTGGCGACGATTTAGCATTAGAAATGAAAAAAGCTTTACAAAGTTTGATTAAAAGGGTATACAATCCATCAATGTTTAGAGAAGTTAGAGGTGCTTCAGTTAGGCCCCACCGATCCTTTGCGCTTTGTTGCATATCATATTTTTGGAGGGACCATGAACATGAGAGAGATGTGGATGCATTTGCCTAATGTTCCTGAGATATTACGAGGATGGCTTGAGATGACGGGTACAAGTTTAGGAGTTTTGAAGGATGGAAAGATTGTCTCTACACACCTTCACTGCCGTCAAAACACATATcttttgtctctctctctctctctttagtCTCTCAAGTTTTCAGTATCCCTTCGGTACCACCACCCTCCTCCATTAGCCTTCTCTACCTCTGTTTCTCTTCACAAAATTACAACCACACATGTCTCTTCTCAAGAAAACGGTAATAAATAtccaacttttcaaaccctaaatctagcaatCGTAATCGCATCATTCATCAGTCACCGACTTATTTTCTCTCTCGATCTCTCTTCCTCTGTTTCTTTGGTCTAAATCACCGTTGCCACTAGATCAACGAGAAAATACAACGTGCAGATGGTTCACATGTGTCTCTGCTCAAGGAAATGGTAATGAAGATGCAACttttgaaaccctaatctagccaTCTACCATCGCATCACTCATCAGTCGTcggctccttcttcttcttcctctctctctctctctctctctctctctctctctctggaggAGACGAGTGAACTCCGTCGACTACTGTTGTCATTAACGAGAAATGTAAATGAGGCTTAGCCTTAGCCAGGTTAATTATTCCCCTTTCTCCCAATTTGTATTAcattcttgacatataagaccaaATCCCCATTACTATCATATATCCCGCTACTATATATTTCGATCCTGATGAGGTTTTAGTAGAAATGCTTTCTTCTTTTCAATTTTGGGTTTTAATCAACAAGAATCGATCTTAAACTAAGATAATTGTcgtgtttgttatttgttaacgTGGGTTTTGGGTACACTTGTTCTAAATTGCTTCCTGTTGTTGTTACTGCCTCCAAAGACAGGTCATTTCCACCAAGAGGAAAGGTTTTGGTGCTTACATTGCTTCTTGATGCAGCCTATCCAACACAACAAAGTGATCCAACGAGTCCTAATGAATGTTTGGCTGAGCCTGTAAGGCCAACTGTTCACTCTTTCTGCAAAGTCTTAACTGCTTCAGACACATTGGTGAATTTTCTTGTTCTTATGTTCTATAACCTATACCCCTTTGATTACTCTCTTTTTCATACTCCAGTTCACCAAAAGCTTATACTTTCATTACCTGACAAGCAACTAAAGTTAACAGCAAAAGATCTTCATGGCACCGAGTGGCGAGTTAATATACAAGGTTCTTAGAGCCATGCAAGACTTGAATGGGGAATTATTAAAATAGGTAAAAGATATCCATTTTTTTACTATGCTTATCTATTTTTTAGTGTTTATCTTTAATTGTTTACCTCTGATACCATTAATTGATTTTGGACAAGTTTCAACATGGTTATACTGTGTGATAGGTAACAAATGGGTGTTTGAAAACGTTATGCTATTTCTTTTTGTCTTAACTCATTAAGTTGTTGTGTCCTGATTAAGTGTCTAAACTTTATGCAGGTTGCGATGCCAATGGTTACAATTCATGTATAAGGATGGCAGATTCACCTTGAGAAGCCAATGCAAAAATCCAATCTATTTTAGATATAAGGAAATATCTTTTTTTATTACCCCTTTTTATATCACAAAATTTGCTAAGGTTGTTTTTTGGTTGGTATGAACCATTTACAAGGAGAAAATGAAGAATTTGCAGGAGAGTAAATAAAGGTACATCAAAGTCCTAATTAAATTACATAATTTAGTGTTTAGTTTTTTTTACCATTGCATAATATTAGAACATTAATCCAGTAACTAACACTTGGATTTTGTTTCAATAGGCAAATTTTACTCGAGAAAAAACTAGACGATGTCTTAGAGGAAGATGAAAACAACTTCTTATATTTCTAGAGAAGAAGAATTTAACCTGGCATGGAGCTACATACATTTTGGAGACATATCTACAGGTATAAAGTTAGTtataaaaaactaatttttctaaGAATTctttaactttaaaaataataaaaaattgtgTGACAGgcttgtatatgttcatgtttttttttccaatatGTTAGAATAGGTCTCAACTTTTGGTTACCAATACATAAAACAAATTTTACAAAACAAAGTATTTTGGTAATATGAAAAAGAAATCATTTTTCATTGACTTTTTGTATGAagttcaattttttatttttaaaattaataaattcttATTATGTGATTTTTGTTTTCACATAGAGATAGCTTGGAACAAGCCAATCGCTATAGTCTTTTCCAAGAGCAAGTTCATGATATTGgtatcataatttttttttcttacatagACCTACTCCCTCCCCTCAACATGTCAACGGTTTGTACCCTCAGGACCACCCATGCCACCCATTTTCCTTGATGTTTGGCAAGGTGTTTAACCATACATCCACAAATTTCATGATTAAAATTGTTGGAATGTCTAACTTGAAATGTATATTTGAAGGTTAGCAATAACCACCACCATGAAGCGGTGTTCCGTCCACTTTTCTCCAGCACCAACATCGAATCACTACCAAAACCTTAGCAAGCTCTTGGTATGTAGATTTTATGTTCATTTTGAATAATTTTTctgtcatttttttttataaaattccttTTTTCTTATTAGtaatattttcattttcttttgttattaaaaaaaatctataattTGTAAAAAATCGTTataaagcattgtactttcaaagtacaatgctatagtttggtttaatataaaaaaaaaaaaaaaaaaaaaaaaaaaaaaaactttttccatACATAGTTCTTGTAACCTTAGAAACAAGATTATTTTGCATTAATGAAAATGTGATAATAATATGATTAAGTTGGGTATGATTGTAAAAAAATTTGGTATGAATTTTAACAatttttatattgattttttttagtgtttttgatAATGTTAGTATTTTAGGTATGATTTTAATTAGATTATTTGTCGAATGGTTATCAATATCCAGAAATACATCTTATCTTACTCTATAATAGCCTATTAAACTTATAAATCTAATCtacatttttaatttttaaatcttATAGTTCGACAACAAAAGGTTTATGGATTATTGCATCACTCATTTGGATATCATG encodes:
- the LOC111881142 gene encoding uncharacterized protein LOC111881142, whose protein sequence is MTGHEYTLELLHRNRLQCVEVLRMSRDSFVRLCAHFRANYSLKDNKHVSVEEKMMAMFLMMIGHNQRYMIIKRRFQHSKQTIHKFFYEVLEKMMLFAQDVIVPTSFNPNPNIPGHNRRLRRVFKGAVGALDGTLIHAVVPAKKQDLYRSRGKGDCYQNVLAICDFNMIFTFVVAGWEGVAHDSRILSEAITDPQSSFPFPPPDKYYLCDAAYAHTRGFMAPYRNVRYWLGDFRQRRALTNKEKFNHGHAKLRNVIERAFGVLKARFPILKRMALFPFVTQRNIAMACFALHNFIRREGMSD